CGAGAACGGGGCGTGGGTCGTCGAGAAACAGTCCAAGTACGAACGGTTTCGCGAACAGGTCCCCGATCGAGAGTTTGCAGTCGGTGAAGCGTTTCCATATCGAGGGGAGCCCCACGAGATCGTCGTTGAGAAACGGCCCACCTCACGAGTGGTCGATAGAGAGTTCCGTCTCGCAAAACACCACGTCGAACAGACCTCTATCAAACGGGCCCTGGAAACGCTGTATCGCCGTAAAGCTCGCGAGTGGTTCAAGGACCGAGCTGATCACTTCGCCGAGGAGATGGGTGTTGAGTACGAACAGATCGATATCCGGAATCAACGAACGAAGTGGGGGAGCTGTTCAACGTCGGGGACGCTCGGCCTCAACTGGCGGTTGATGATGGCCCCAGAAGAGGTTGCAGAGTATATTGTTGTCCACGAATTGGCGCATCTCCGCGAACAGAACCACACCGAGGAGTACTGGTCACTGGTCGCTGTACACGATCCCGAGTACGAATCTCACGCAGCTTGGCTCGAATCGAACAGTGCCCGTCTCGTCTTTTCGCAGGAGGACCTGTGATCTAGGCTGTTCGGTGCCCACTGCACAGCTCACACCTTGCGTGGTGGGGAGTATTTTTCAGAATAATACGTCGGCCGGGAGTTTGCTGAGCGAAGCAAACATTGATCGACTCTGTCGATCAGGAGTGAGCAAACGCGGTTTGTTTGCGAACTACGGGCGACGCACGACCGCAGAGAGTGCACCGGAAGACTCACACTGTTCGTCTTCCGAGCCCAGCCTCGCTTCGCTCGGCTGGACATCGGCCAGGGATTTGAACCCGAGGCAAACGCTCACTCCGTTCGCGTTTGCGTGATTCAAATCCCTCTGACGATTTCACTGCTCACTGTGGTTCACAGTAGAAATGCGTCGGCCGGGATTTGAACCCGGGCCATGAGCTTGGAAGGCTCAGGTCCTGCCACTAGACCACCGACGCGCACATGGTGAAACGCATCGGGAGTCAAGACCCGATACGCTGTACCGGTGGGCCGTAGGCCCACACCAGCGTGCACCCTATCGTAATCCGCCGTCCATTAAGGGCGTTTCCCTTTCGGTCCGACGACTGCGTAGCAGTTGCCACTGGAGAGGAAGACGTCGAGTGGATCGAGCGCGCTCCGGTCGAGATCAGCGCGGAACTCTTCGGGATCGTAGATGTGGTAGAATCGGTCGACTGCCTCGCCACCGGGAAGCGTCCACTCGACCGTTGTATCGAAGCCCTCGTCGGCGTCAAACGTGTCGTGTGCCGTGCTCCACGCCGAGACGAGCGCCCTGCCGTCGGGGGCAAGCACCCGCGCCAGTTCGTCGAGACTGGCGACCCGATCCGTCCGGGTGGGCACGTGATGGAGCGTGGCGACGTAGACGGCGAGGTCCACTGCACTGGTCGTGAGGGGAAGCCGCGATGCGTCGCCCTGTACGAGTTCGACGTCGAAGCCACGCTCGCGGCGGCGATCACGCGCAGTTTCGAGCAGCCCACGGCTCACGTCGACGCCGAGCACGCGGTCGACATGCGCCGTGAGCGCTTCGGCGTGACGGCCGTTTCCACAGCCGAGATCAAGCCCGACGGAACCCGTGCGGTCGGAAAGAAACTCCTCGATTTCCGGCCAGGCGTACTCGCGAGTCTTGGCGAAATGGCTCGCGATCTCGTCGTAGGTGTCGCGAACGTCGGCCGTCGAGCGGTCCATACCCGAAGAAGGATCGGTATCGACAAAACAGCGACGGCTCAGAGGAAGAGGAAGACGAGGTAGGCGATCGAGAGCAACACGGCGGCGTGTTTCGCGCCGTCTTTGATCGACCCGCCACTCATCTGTCCGGCGATCAGCCCCGAGAAAACGGCCTGGATTGCGGTCGTGTGGAAGAACACGAGCGTGTAGGCAGTCTCGTTGACCGAGCCGAGTTCGTCGAGGACGCCGCCGAAGCCGACCTGTCCGGCGGCACCGGTCGATTCCGGAAGGACGCTGTCGTCCGGGAGGCTGGGGATGAGTACCAGATCCAGCGCGGCGATGATGACGAGGAAGACGCCGAAGGCGACGTAGACGACGACAACGTAGGTGAGCATCTCCTGGGTCCGTGCTCGCTGGAGACGACGGTCGGCTTTCGCCTGTCCGGCCGCGATCCGGAGGACGCGGGCGAGGTCGCCACTCGCGTTCATCGCGTGCACGATGAGTGTCACGGTTCGAGAAACGGTCTTCGTTCGGACGCGCGTCTCGAACCGTCGGAGCGCCGTGGTGACGTTCGCGCCCCACTGGATGTCCGCCCAGACGCGGTCGAGTTCGTTGTTGAGCGCACCCAGATCGCTCCCGCGGACGCGGCCGAGGCTCTCGATAACCGTCATTCCGGCGTCGTTGACGCTTGCCAGCCGATCCATCAGATCGGGGATGATGGCCTCGATTGCCGCGATCCGGCGGCGATGAATCTCGTAGACGATGGCGAAGCTCCCGATAACGAACAGCGCCGACTGAATGAGGATGTCGTCGAGCACCACCACCAGCGGAATGCCGAGTGATACCGTCCAGTAGAGCCGGAGGACGCCGACGACAACCACAAACGGGACAGTCACCCAGAGGACGGTCACCGGCCGGTCGATCGCCGTTCGTACCGGTTGTCCGAGCACGTCCCGGAGCCAGCGGAGTTGCCGGTACAACTGCACGTTGCGGAGGTTCTCTGCGCGCTGGTCGTTCCGGGAAGCGGTCCGTCCTCCGTCCGTACGGGCAGTGTCAGCAGCGCTCTGGCGGATTCCAGATAGGTGTTCGACCGACGAAGCAATCCCGCTGACGGCATCTCCGGCCGACTGTTCGCCCATCACTGTCGTCAGGTAGAGCATGAACCCGAGATTCGCGAGCGGCAAGAGCACGTAGACGAACAGCCGGAGGAAATCGAGTGTGTCGGTGACGGCGATGCCGATGACGACGAGGATCGTGATCAAAAAGAGTGGTCCGGCAACAAGCACCGTAACGTAGGCCTCTGCGAGCGTGGCCAGCTCGTTGAGCAGCTGTTCTTGCTGGGCCTCGGCTTCCTCCTGAAACGACTCGTGTTCTCCTTCGAGAAATTCAGCAAGGCTCTGTCCGCTCTTGAGGACGCTCGCCAGGTTCTCACAGAACTCTTTGAACTGCGGGCTGGGCGTCTGCTCGCCCATCGTCTGGATCGCCGTCACGACGTCCTTGCCGAACAGGTCCATGTGGCGCACGCCGACGGCAAACTCCTCGGCGGCGGCATCGTAGACGTGCTCGGTCTCGGCGAGAATTCGCATTACCTGTGGGAGCTCCATACCGCTTCGGGAGAGTGCGTACATGAACGCGACCGCCTGTGGCAGGTTGGCCTCGATCCGTGCACTGCGTGCGTCCGCCACGTTGGTCGGATACCACCAGCGGAACCAGTAGACACCCCCCGCGAACAGCGCGCCGACGAGTAGACAGCTGATCACGAGGATCGTCGCCCACTGTACTGTCGGCAACTCGGCACTACCGCCAATACCTGCCAGGAAGTGGAGTGCTGCAGGGAGCTCGGCTACGAGGGCCTCCGGACTGGTCGTCAGGAGACGTCGGACTCCCCGTGCGACGTGAATGCCGAGGACCACGCCGACCAGCCCGCCGAGAACCGCATACAGAACCGTCTTGACGGCGTAGATCCGATACGTGGTGGCGAACTGTGCCTGCCTGAGCCGACGCTCGTGGCGGAGACGTTTTCTGCCAGCCATGTCGAGACGGTCCGCGAACGCAACGATCGAGAGCCGTGTCACGACCCGGTTTGCCCGTTCGCTGAGGATGGCAAACAGTGGCGGTGCAGTCAACAGCGCCACGAGCGCGACCGAGAGAGAGACCCACATACTGTCACTCGGCGGGAGGTGTTGGCCGATCCATTTCGTCGTTCTCTATGCGCTCGATTACGGCATCAGGGTCGGCGTAGTAGTCGTTGACTAGCGCGGTGAACCGCCGGTAGCCGCTGATATCGTTCTCCCAGAGGTACTCCAGGAAGGTCCGTCGGTTTCGTAACTCCGATAGCAACTGTGACTGTGACCAAGCGCGGTCTTCCCGGATCTCTTCCAGAACAATACTGCTCCCGCTTTCGGTAAACGTGTCGTCGCTCGCGTCCCATCTGTAGCTCGTCGAGTAGTCGAGTTCGCCGGTGCGCTGGTCGACGCCCTCGATCTCGGCGATCGTCTTGTTCCGTCGGACCCGCTCGTCGTCAAACCTGGTCAGTGTCTGTACGCAGAGGACGTCGAGGGACTGGACCATCGACCGGGGGACGTTTATTGGATCGTTCTCCAGTCTGTTGATCACCGTCTGTACCGAGTCGGCGTGCATCGTCGAGTAGGTCGTGTGGCCGGTGTTCATCGCCTGGAAAAGCGTGATCGCCTCGTCGCCACGCACCTCCCCAACGATGATGTACTCCGGCCGATGTCGGAGTGCGGAGCGCAACAGGTCGTACATCGTGATGTCGTTGCCCTCGTGGATCCGCTCTCTCGTGACGCTTGACAGCCAGTTATCGTGGTACAGCGTCAGTTCGCGGGTGTCCTCGATCGAGAGTACTTTCGAGCGCGGCGGGATGAACATCGAGATGGCGTTCATCGAGGTGGTTTTCCCCGAGGCAGTCCCACCGGCGAAGATCAGCGACTTGTTGTGCTCGATCGCAAGCCAGAGAAAGGCCATCTGGTCGACGTTGAAGGTGCCGTACTCCAGCAGATCGATCGGCGTGAACGGCTCCTCGGAGTACTTGCGGATGGTAAACGCCGAGCCGCGAGGTGTCACTTCCTCGCCGAGTGCGAGTTCTGCCCGACTCCCGTCGGGGAGTGTGCTCTCGACCATCGGCTCGCCGACGCTGATGTGCCGCCCTGACTGCTGGGCAAGGCGGGTCACGAAGTTATCGAGCGCCCCTTTCTCGAAGGAGACGTTCGTCTCGATGTCGGTGTAGTCGTCGTGATAGACGAAGATCGGTAGTTCGTACCCATCACATGAAATATCCTCGATATGCGGGTCGTGGATAATCGGATCGATCTTGCCGTAACCTCGGAACGATCGATAGAGGTAGTAAAACAGTCTGTAGAAGCCGACAGTATCGATCTCGACGCCGTATCGTTCGAGGTGGTCGCGGAGCTCCTCGACCAGCACCGCCTCGACGTTTTCGGTGTCGATATCACCCCGATAGACGAGTGGGTCGCGGATATCGTCGAACAGCGTTTCGAGCAGCTCGTACTCGTCGTCGTCCAGTTCGGGTTCGACGACGTGGTAGCGCTTGCGGTTGCGCTCCCGGTCGTGGTTGATCGAGACGAAGGCGAAGGGGGCGTTCACCCAGTATCGGTCGATTTCGTCGTACCCGTCGAGTCCGGTAAAGGACAGTAATGGGCCATGCTCTCCCGGCCGATATCGATCGACATCGATCGTCGACCCTTTCAGCAGATCGAGGGCTCGTCGCAGTCGCTGCCCGAGTGACTCCTGGGTTGCGCTCCCGTCCGCGGTAGCGTCCGCTGTCGGTACG
This DNA window, taken from Natranaeroarchaeum aerophilus, encodes the following:
- a CDS encoding type II secretion system F family protein → MWVSLSVALVALLTAPPLFAILSERANRVVTRLSIVAFADRLDMAGRKRLRHERRLRQAQFATTYRIYAVKTVLYAVLGGLVGVVLGIHVARGVRRLLTTSPEALVAELPAALHFLAGIGGSAELPTVQWATILVISCLLVGALFAGGVYWFRWWYPTNVADARSARIEANLPQAVAFMYALSRSGMELPQVMRILAETEHVYDAAAEEFAVGVRHMDLFGKDVVTAIQTMGEQTPSPQFKEFCENLASVLKSGQSLAEFLEGEHESFQEEAEAQQEQLLNELATLAEAYVTVLVAGPLFLITILVVIGIAVTDTLDFLRLFVYVLLPLANLGFMLYLTTVMGEQSAGDAVSGIASSVEHLSGIRQSAADTARTDGGRTASRNDQRAENLRNVQLYRQLRWLRDVLGQPVRTAIDRPVTVLWVTVPFVVVVGVLRLYWTVSLGIPLVVVLDDILIQSALFVIGSFAIVYEIHRRRIAAIEAIIPDLMDRLASVNDAGMTVIESLGRVRGSDLGALNNELDRVWADIQWGANVTTALRRFETRVRTKTVSRTVTLIVHAMNASGDLARVLRIAAGQAKADRRLQRARTQEMLTYVVVVYVAFGVFLVIIAALDLVLIPSLPDDSVLPESTGAAGQVGFGGVLDELGSVNETAYTLVFFHTTAIQAVFSGLIAGQMSGGSIKDGAKHAAVLLSIAYLVFLFL
- a CDS encoding type II/IV secretion system ATPase subunit — encoded protein: MTDDTDPGSIPLGMDDVPTADATADGSATQESLGQRLRRALDLLKGSTIDVDRYRPGEHGPLLSFTGLDGYDEIDRYWVNAPFAFVSINHDRERNRKRYHVVEPELDDDEYELLETLFDDIRDPLVYRGDIDTENVEAVLVEELRDHLERYGVEIDTVGFYRLFYYLYRSFRGYGKIDPIIHDPHIEDISCDGYELPIFVYHDDYTDIETNVSFEKGALDNFVTRLAQQSGRHISVGEPMVESTLPDGSRAELALGEEVTPRGSAFTIRKYSEEPFTPIDLLEYGTFNVDQMAFLWLAIEHNKSLIFAGGTASGKTTSMNAISMFIPPRSKVLSIEDTRELTLYHDNWLSSVTRERIHEGNDITMYDLLRSALRHRPEYIIVGEVRGDEAITLFQAMNTGHTTYSTMHADSVQTVINRLENDPINVPRSMVQSLDVLCVQTLTRFDDERVRRNKTIAEIEGVDQRTGELDYSTSYRWDASDDTFTESGSSIVLEEIREDRAWSQSQLLSELRNRRTFLEYLWENDISGYRRFTALVNDYYADPDAVIERIENDEMDRPTPPAE
- a CDS encoding class I SAM-dependent methyltransferase gives rise to the protein MDRSTADVRDTYDEIASHFAKTREYAWPEIEEFLSDRTGSVGLDLGCGNGRHAEALTAHVDRVLGVDVSRGLLETARDRRRERGFDVELVQGDASRLPLTTSAVDLAVYVATLHHVPTRTDRVASLDELARVLAPDGRALVSAWSTAHDTFDADEGFDTTVEWTLPGGEAVDRFYHIYDPEEFRADLDRSALDPLDVFLSSGNCYAVVGPKGKRP
- a CDS encoding M48 family metallopeptidase, which produces MSESTQGEATLLGKTVPYEVRRSKEATEPRIDVDIHGVRVVVPEGSSADPETLLAENGAWVVEKQSKYERFREQVPDREFAVGEAFPYRGEPHEIVVEKRPTSRVVDREFRLAKHHVEQTSIKRALETLYRRKAREWFKDRADHFAEEMGVEYEQIDIRNQRTKWGSCSTSGTLGLNWRLMMAPEEVAEYIVVHELAHLREQNHTEEYWSLVAVHDPEYESHAAWLESNSARLVFSQEDL